Proteins encoded by one window of Streptomyces sp. ALI-76-A:
- a CDS encoding polysaccharide deacetylase family protein: MKILKRRPRLLILLTLAVVAAVTVTVVMVIQANKMETLSPREERDQAASGAVVPSGQVDCRKVKCIALTFDGNPGGPTDRLMDLLKEYKAPSTFFLEGRRIHKFPDVVRRIAKEGHEIGDHTWTHAVLTDVSDAQIRDELRRTARAISSITGSEPTLMRPPQGRTDDRVSKISKELGMAQVLWTVTAKDYETDDTALITKRVLTGAGRDGIILLHPLRKGTVPAMPSILKALSKQGYTFVTVSQLLAPARAEPGKIYK, encoded by the coding sequence ATGAAGATTCTGAAGAGGCGGCCTCGCCTACTCATACTCCTGACCCTGGCCGTGGTGGCGGCCGTGACGGTGACCGTCGTCATGGTCATCCAGGCGAACAAGATGGAGACACTCTCCCCGCGCGAGGAACGTGACCAGGCCGCGTCTGGAGCGGTCGTACCGTCGGGTCAGGTGGACTGCCGGAAGGTCAAGTGCATCGCGCTCACCTTCGACGGCAACCCGGGCGGACCCACCGACCGACTGATGGACCTCCTGAAGGAGTACAAGGCGCCGTCGACGTTCTTCCTCGAGGGCCGGCGCATCCACAAATTCCCGGATGTGGTGCGGCGGATTGCCAAGGAAGGCCACGAGATCGGGGACCACACCTGGACGCACGCGGTGCTGACCGATGTCTCTGATGCGCAGATCCGCGACGAGCTGCGCCGCACGGCACGGGCCATCTCCAGCATCACCGGCAGCGAGCCGACGCTGATGCGCCCGCCGCAGGGTCGCACCGACGACCGCGTCTCCAAGATCTCGAAAGAACTGGGGATGGCGCAGGTGCTGTGGACGGTGACCGCGAAGGACTACGAGACGGACGACACCGCGCTGATCACCAAGCGCGTGCTCACGGGTGCTGGCCGCGACGGGATCATCCTGCTCCACCCGCTGCGCAAGGGCACCGTGCCGGCCATGCCTTCCATCCTGAAGGCGCTCAGCAAGCAGGGCTACACCTTCGTGACCGTCTCCCAGCTGCTCGCTCCGGCCAGGGCCGAGCCCGGCAAGATCTACAAGTGA